The genomic segment AACGCACTCGTTTCCCTTGAAATACTGGCCAAAGAGGAAAACTCTTACAAAAATTCTCACCTATCGGATCCTTACCTGATCAAAGGAAAGCCACATTATCTAGGAGATTTTATCCACCATTTCCATAACATGACGGACAACTGGGCAATGCTTCGGGAAACCATCGAAACAGGGAAGCCTGTTTCATTGAAGGACTTGCCTGAAGAAGTCGACTCGCATGACCTCAGGGACTTTATTACGGCAATGCATAATATAGCCTCTGTAAAAGCTGAGGAACTTTGCAGGAAAATTGATCTAAAAAGATCAAAGAAGCTGCTTGATATCGCCGGTGGCCCCGGCACTTACGCCATTGCACTTGCAAAGGCTAATCCGCATCTGCATGCCGTTGTCTTTGATCTAGGACACGTGATCAAACTCACCCGGGAATTTATTACGGCAGCAGATATGGAAGACCGTGTTAGCACACAAGCGGGCAATTGCCTGGGGGACACCTTTGGGGAAAATACCTACGATGCGATCCTTGCCTCAAACCTTTTACATATATACAATCCCGCAAACAACACTATGATCCTCAGGAAATGCTGGGATGCCTTAAGAGAAGGCGGTCAGGTTATTATTCATGAATTTGTGCTGGACGAAACCAGGACACATCCACAATTTGCAGCCCTCTTCAGCCTTAACATGCTCATTGGTACACAGGAGGGGGCATCATACAGTGAGTCTGAATATCGGGAATGGCTTGTAAAGAGCGGCTTTAAGGATATAAAGAGGATAGATTTAGAATCCAATTCAACCTTGATAATTGGTAAGAAATGTTTGTCTTAAAAAAGATTATTGCACAATTATTATGTCCTGTTCCTTTATGCCAGGGAATATTGATTGTGGGATTATTTCTACTTTTGTTTTCCCGAAAACAAAGGATTGGAAAATTTATCGTTACAGTTGGAGTACTGTTATTTGCAATCCTGAGTTACAGGG from the Candidatus Brocadia sp. genome contains:
- a CDS encoding methyltransferase domain-containing protein; this translates as MTHPNYSDVDYLLQLSCGYWKSQILFTAVEFDIFTLINKGRLTAKEISQAIHTNERATEMLLNALVSLEILAKEENSYKNSHLSDPYLIKGKPHYLGDFIHHFHNMTDNWAMLRETIETGKPVSLKDLPEEVDSHDLRDFITAMHNIASVKAEELCRKIDLKRSKKLLDIAGGPGTYAIALAKANPHLHAVVFDLGHVIKLTREFITAADMEDRVSTQAGNCLGDTFGENTYDAILASNLLHIYNPANNTMILRKCWDALREGGQVIIHEFVLDETRTHPQFAALFSLNMLIGTQEGASYSESEYREWLVKSGFKDIKRIDLESNSTLIIGKKCLS